Proteins encoded together in one Mauremys reevesii isolate NIE-2019 linkage group 11, ASM1616193v1, whole genome shotgun sequence window:
- the TMEM198 gene encoding transmembrane protein 198, with the protein MPPPGSPRAMTSTVQTLRFRLLPHEPGQEWVHSCEQEIERRYQVVPSVVCAMCCLFGIIYCFFGYRCFKAVMFLTGLMFGSIIIFMLCYKERVLDTQLSVEASVGIGLGIGVLCGLVTMLVRSVGLFMVGLLLGLLLALATLVAMEQFYHPPTVWIPIGLLLGVGMLGAVLTLQWQKFFTTLSTAVFGSAIMTVTVDYFIELLLLVQYVYERVKVAPARPMCWYSWVILGVWPVLATLGVLVQWKVTAEGYSHTEVVISRQQRRVQLMRIKQREERKEKKKQRRPPHPPPHPHKAHPPEPSYRRKPTPVRRFDGDVLSPSYIQSFRERQTGTSLSSLITSTHAVVDLDYDCGSTVPLTMGSGPALRV; encoded by the exons ATGCCCCCGCCGGGATCGCCAAGAGCCATGACTTCAACTGTGCAGACGCTGCGCTTCAGGCTGCTGCCGCACGAGCCCGGGCAGGAGTGGGTGCACAGCTGTGAGCAGGAGATCGAGCGCCGGTACCAGGTGGTGCCCTCGGTCGTGTGCGCCATGTGCTGCCTCTTTGGGATCATCTATTGCTTCTTCG GCTACCGCTGCTTCAAGGCCGTCATGTTCCTGACCGGGCTGATGTTTGGCTCCATCATCATCTTCATGCTGTGCTACAAGGAGCGGGTGCTGGACACGCAGCTGAGCGTGGAGGCCTCGGTGGGCATCGGGCTGGGCATCGGCGTCCTGTGCGGGCTGGTCACCATGCTGGTGCGCAGCGTCGGGCTCTTCAtggtggggctgctgctggggctgctgctggcgcTGGCCACGCTGGTGGCCATGGAGCAGTTCTACCACCCGCCCACGGTGTGGATCCCCATCGGGCTGCTGCTGGGCGTGGGCATGCTCGGCGCCGTGCTCACCCTGCAGTGGCAgaagttcttcaccaccctctcCACGGCCGTCTTCGGCAGCGCCATCATGACCGTCACCGTCGACTACTTCatcgagctgctgctgctggtgcagtACGTCTACGAGCGCGTCAAGGTGGCGCCCGCGCGGCCCATGTGCTGGTACAGCTGGGTCATCCTGGGCGTCTGGCCTGTCCTCGCCACGCTGGGCGTGCTGGTGCAGTGGAAAGTCACGGCCGAGGGGTACTCCCACACCGAAG TGGTTATCAGCCGGCAGCAGCGCCGGGTGCAGCTGATGAGGATCAAGCAGCGGGAGGAGCGGAAGGAGAAGAAGAAGCAGCGGAGgccaccccatccccctccccacccacacaaagCCCACCCGCCCGAGCCCAGCTACCGACGCAAGCCAACCCCCGTGCGGCGCTTTGACGGGGACGTGCTCTCCCCC AGCTACATCCAGAGCTTCCGGGAGCGGCAGACGGGGACGTCGCTGAGCAGCCTCATCACAAGCACGCACGCCGTGGTTGACCTGGACTATGACTGCGGCTCTACGGTGCCCTTGACCATGGGCTCTGGCCCAGCTCTTCGGGTATAG